TTGCCCATACATCTATAGCTGTCTTTCCGTTGCTGCTGTTATGGTCGTTTTTTGCTTGGTCTACGGGTCCCATTCAGCAAGTTTATATGATTAGCTTGTCACCAAGCGCATCGGGCATTCTTCTGAGCTTGAATACATCCTTCATTCAGTTGGGGATTGCTGCCGGTGCTGCCATTGGTGGTCTTGTTGTAGAAATATTTTCCTTACAATCAATCGGCGTGGCTGGCGCAATTGGTGTTGCAATCGCACTCCTTCCGGCTATATTATCGTTCTCGATGCGAAGTCAGTCTGCGAATGCCATACAACCCGACACAAGGAAACAATGAAACAATGAAACAATGCGTACAATTACACGAACAAGCAGCGGCATACCGCTGCTTGTTCGTGGTTTTCTATCTCCATTTCCATTTCCTTCATGCTCGCTAAAACGGCGGAGGAGATTTTTGCTTTCCGCAAGTAAAACCCTCTCATACCGTATCGTTCTGTAACCCTAAAAAGCTTGCCGCTAATTTCCAGTTCCGTTAATGACAATGAGTTGCACAGAGGAAATCACTCCAACAGTTTTACACATTAAAAACATCCGAACGATTCTACGAAATTCCAAGTGAAATGCCGTAGGTCGTTCGGATGTTTTACTTCAATATCTTAGTTCAAGAAAAAACCTAAAACCGACTAGACTGACCTAGCGATATGAGACACAAATAAAACACCCTTATTAGGCTACCATGCTACCATATTCTTTTGGTGCGTGGTAGCCTAATTTTTCTTGGATACGCTCTTCATTATAGTATTTCAGGTAATGGTCGATCCGTTCTATCACTTCTTTCTCTGATATGGAATTGAATTTCGTATACATAAACTCCTCTGATTTCAAGCTCGAGTGGAACGATTCAATCACGGCGTTATCCCAACAGTTCCCTCGCCTTGACATACTGCTGATAAGTTCCAATTCTTCTGCTATTTCTTGTTGGTACGCATAAGACGTGTACACACTTCCTTGATCGGAATGCAGGATGACACCTTTTGGATCATTTCGGCTCGCCACTGCTTTCCTTAACGTATCCAATACGAGAGATGTCTGTTGATGATCCTCCAAACTGTAAGCGACGATTTCATTATTGTATAAGTCCATGATTGTAGAGAGATACAGTGTTCTTGGTCCATATTGAATATACGTGATATCCGTGACCCATTTTGTATTAGGTTTTATCGCCATGAAGTCCCGGTTCAGAAGGTTCGGGGCAACGATGATAGACTCTCCTTGTGACGTCCACTTCCTTTTACGTTTCACCTTACACTGGAGATGGAACTTCTGCATGATACGCTGCACGGTATTTCGATTTCGTATCATGCCATACTGGCGTTGCAGTAACTTTCGTATTTTCCGATGCCCATACCGGAAGGACGTTTCGGTACACAAAGAAATCACAGCTTCCTCTACGGTTGATAGAGGGGGAATACCTTCTGAAGCCCAGCGATAATACGTTGATTTTGGCACCTTCAAAACCGTTAAGATGTTCGTGACAGTATGTTTTTGGCGCAATCTCTCCACCAAATAAAGGACTACTTCTTTTTCAACTCCTTTTCGATCTCCAAGTATTTTTTTAAGATGTCATTCTCCACTTTTAAGTGCTCAAGCTGCCGATTGGTTTCCTCTTCCTTTGAAGCATACTCCGGCCCATGACCATAGCTATATTGCTTTCCTATCGGCTGATCAAATCGATGAAGCTGATTCTCACGATACCATTTCATCCACGTCTTAATCTGGGACTCATTCTTGACCCCATACTTCTCCATGAGTTGTCGATTGGTGTACTGTCCGCTTAGTTTATCTTTAACCACTGCCCATTTCGTTTCTGCCGAATATCTGTTTTTCCCCATAAAAAATACCCTCCAAATTAACACTTTGTTTAAGTGTATCACTTGAAGGGTGTTTTTTTCTGTCCCATTTATTTAGGTTAGTCTAGACCTTACTCGTTTTCTACATCATTGATTGTTCGACCAATTCTCCGCACGCTGTTGCAAATCGGTTAAAAAAGCTTCCTTATTAGGGGCATTGCCGTTGTATGCATTGCTTAGGAATGTGTTAATCGCTGGCACAATATCGCTTGCAAAGAAAGGATTCGCTTCATCCAACAACAACGTTTTTGAGATTTCGGCAATTTCCATGGCTTTTTGTGTATAGGTATCATTTTCTAACACAAAATCAGCTTCGGAAAGCGTTGGTGTAAGCATAAAATTCTCATACCCATATTCCTGCGCTTCTTTCCCAGCAAGAAACTTCAACACTTCCCATGACGCCTCTACATTTTGTGCATCTTTCGCCATAATGTAAGGGTCTACCGCCACCCAACCTTCACCGTTCGGGCCTAGATTCATGACGGGAATGAACCGGTCAATCATCGTCGTCTCTCCCGTTTCACGATAATGACTCGTTGCCGTAGCGCCAGTACCATCCAATACGATCGCTACATTGTTATTTTCCGTACCAAAATTCTCGTTTCCCCCACCATTAATAAAAGCTGGTGGCATATACGGCACTGCTTCTTCCATCCATGAGAGAATGTCTACAATTTGCGGAGAGTTTAAGTTCCAATTGATTTCCCCAAGATTGTCTAGTGTGCCTTCAGCACCTTGTGCTCCAAAGTAATGGGCAAGTGCAACAAACGTAGAGCCATTCAACGCGTTTCCGCTGTACCATAGACCGTAATTTTCTTCGCCCGTCACTGGATTTGTCCCCGTCATTTGACTCGCCTTTTCTAGTATTTCCTCAGGGGTAGGATTTTCAGATAAATACTCCACGTCCCACTGATCAAACAACGTTTTATCATAAACTGTCATGCGCCTTCCGAGCACAGCAGGAATACCAAACTGTGTTTGTTGATCAAACGATTTCGTACTATAGGATTCATTCCAAGCACCATCTAAATAAGCTGCTGGATCGAACGTTTCATCCCCTTCAATAAGGTCATTCAGTCCTCTAATCAATCCATCTTGATAGTACACAGACGCGAACGCTCCACCTGTATAAATTACATCAACGTCACCCGATTGGAGCATTGAATTGATCTTTGCTCGTGCATTTTCCCAAGGAACTGTCGTGAGCTCCAACCTTATATCTGGATGATTCGGATAAAACGATTCTTCGAGAAACGTGTTCAAGCCTATCGTTTCTGCCCCAGTAATCGGATCAATGCCATCTTCTAATGCGCGACCAGCGAGAGCGACCCGAACTACTTCAGCGTCTGGGTTTGACGTTTGGTTAGAGCTACACCCCGTTACGAACATAACAAATACCACACTTAGTAATAATAAAACTCTCATCATCATTCGAACCCCCTATGCTTTTATTCCTGTCTGGGCAATGCTTTCGACAATATACTTTTGGAGCAAAAAGTAGACGACTAGAACGGGTAGTAAGGACACTGTTGTCGCTGCCATAATGATGGATGGCAGGTCACTATTCCCCTGGTTATACGTGAACATGGCCATTCCTAGCTGAACAGTGTATTTATCAGGAGTTTGCAATACAAGCAGTGGCCATAACAGGTCGTTCCACACGGCAAGAAACTGCAAAATAGCCATTGTTGAAATAATCGGTACACATAGCGGTAAAAAAATGCTGAAAAACACACGGAATTCTCCTGCCCCATCAATCACTCCTGCTTCTCTTAATGTGCCAGGCAGCTGATCAACAAAGGCTTTTGTTAAAAAGGTTCCAAATGCAAAATTGAGTGCCGGAAGATAAAAGGCGAGGTAATTGTCTAACAGGTTCAAGTTCGAGAATAATAGATATTGTGGAATCATAGTAACCTCAAAGGGGATCATCATGGTGCTTAACGCGGCTACCAATACAAATGTTCCGCCTTTAAAGCGCAGCTTTGAAATGGCATATCCCGAAAAAGTAGCGGAGAGTAAACTAACGAAAATAACGCCTGCCGAAACAAGAACTGAATTCATCATGTATTTCAGCAGTGGCACATTTGTAAATGCCGCTTCGTAAGGCTTGAGTGAGAACTCCTCTGGCCAAAATCGCGGAGGAAACGGAATATTCAGTCTTGCAGACCAGTCAAAGCTCGTCATCAGCATCCATACAAAAGGGACAATCATCGTAAGGGATCCTATTAGGAGGATCGTGATCAAGATGACATTTGCTCGAATCACCTTTTGGCTTCGCTTTGCTTTTATGTGTTTATATGCCTGTGTCTCTAGCGGTTGACTCCTGGCGTTCATGAACTCACCACCTTTCAATCATTATTTTGTTTGATCTTTATTCAATTTCATTAGGATTAAAGTCAAGACGAGAATAATCAAAAATAAAAGATATGTTGCTGCCGTCCCGACACCCATTTGCGAAGACATGAAAGCATTTCTATAGATGTAGAGGACCGATGTCATTAAGGAGCCCCCGGGGTTCCCTGCTGATCCCCCAATAAGCCAAATATCTGTAAAACGTTTCATCCCATTGATCGTCCCAATAATGACCATAAACATGAGGACCGGCCGCACATAAGGAATCGTGACATACCACCATTTCTTAAAGAAATTTCCTCCATCAACTTCAGCAGCTTCATACAGTTCTTTAGGAACACTAGTTAGTGCTGCCAGAAAGATAATCGTGTTATACCCGAGCATCCCCCACAAGGTCATCAAAACAATACTGAATCTTGCGACATTCGGATCGGTAAACCAGCCGATCGGTTCAATGCCCACCAATGAAGCCACGTAATTTAACAGCCCTTGCTGATCTGGGTAAAACAACAACGAAAACAAGATACTCGTCGCGACGAGCGATACGACGTTCGGCAGAAAATAGACGGCCTTGAAAAAATTACGCCACCGAGGAAAATTGACGTTGTAAATCAACGTTGCCAAGATAAAAGAGAGACTTACGCCAAGAATGACAGAGAGCATACCCATGTAAAGTGTGTTCCACAGTGATTTCCAAAACATCGTGTCATTGACAACATACGAATAATTTTTAAGCCCTACCCATTCTCCATTTTGTAAAAAACTCATGAAAAGAGAATACACCATAGGGTAAACGGCGAATCCCAAAATCCCTATCAGTAATGGTAGAGAAAAAATCCATCCTACCCAATCCGTTCGCTTGAGACGGAATGCACGCATACTCCTCACCTCCTGAACGTTTTTACTCGTTCCTCACCTGTTCGTCTATGGTTGTCGTTCGGTTGTATACTTCCCTGTGGTCGTTGCCTACAATAATGACTGATTCCTTAAAACCTCCTGCTACAGAATTTTTGATTCAATTGCTCTATAAGCATCAATTTGAATGGGTTTTGCCGTGTCACTAGAATGATTGGCAGCCAAAGAGGCGAGAAGTGTTTCTACGCCATTATTGTAATCTGATAAAATCTTCGATTGGTCTTCCGTTTTGACCGCATCTATAAAACAGCGATCCTGCGCCTCATAAAAATTGACCTTCGACGTGTAACGAACACTTTTCCCTTCTTCAATAATGCTCGCATCCGCCCCATCTATAACGACCCGAAACTCCTTGCCAAGGATCTCAATACCAGCTCGGTGATCAGGTTGTGTAAAGGAACAAGCCATTTGCCCGATACTTCCCGAACTGAACTTCATCTGAACCGACGTTACATCAGGAATGGAGATGTCAGGGATATCGTTCATTAAAAGCAGATCCATATTCGCATAAATGTCCGTAATCTCTCCGCCAAAGTAACGCATTAAATCCAACGTATGAGTGGCTTGCTCGACTAATTGTCCACCTGATTTACTCTTGTCCCGATACCATGGCGTTTGCACAAACCGAGTCATGTAATGACCACTAATCATTGCGATGTCTTTGTTCTTTAAATACTTTTTGACGAGGGCTACCGTATCCAAATACCTTAAGCAATAACCTGTTGCATGAATGATGCCCGATTCACGTATCGCCTCAGACTTTCTAAGCGCTGTTGCAACATCGAGCGAAACTGGCTTTTCAACCATTAGGTGAATTCCCTTTGCGGATGCGTCTTCCTCCATGGTGCCGTGAGCAAACGGGGGCACGCATATAAACAAGGCGTCTAGCACTTCATTCTCCAACATTTGTTTACTATCCACATAAGCCTGCGCGTTGTACGTCGAAGCGGATCGCTGCACATTTTCCTCTGATATATCACAAACAGCAACGATGTCAGCATCCTCATTTGCCTCTATGCTTCTTAGATGCACAGATGCAATTCCTCCTACACCAACAAAGCCTACCTTTACCTTCTTACTCATTTGACTTCCTCCTCTTCTACACTTTGAAGAATGGCATCCATATGACGTAACGTATCCTCGGGAAGTGTTCTTGATGAAAAAGTATGCGCTGGAATTTCCGCCGTTAGGACATCATCATAACCAATCTTTTTAAGCGCTTTCATTACTGCGTGCCAATTTACATCCCCAGCGAGCAAAGGAACAAATCCATTAATATTCCCGACAGCTGTCTTAAAGTCTTTGACATGAACCTTGGCAATGCGATGACCAAGAATCTCAATCCATTGTTCAGGAAACCCAAACTGCAACACATTGCCGACATCAAAATAAAAGGCGGCTTTCGGGGAATCTAATTCATCCACATAGCGAGCCGCTTCTAAAGGGGAGAGCAAAAACTTGTTCCACACGTTTTCAATCCCTAGAAAAATGTTATGCTCTTCAGCATGTCGTAAAAGTGGCTGCAACGCCTCTTGGCTTTTAAAATAACACTGGTCGTAAGCCATATGTGCAGTTACTGCCCCAGGAACGACGAGCACAGTATCCATCCCTAATTCTGCCGCTAGCTCTATTTGCTTCATCACGATCTGTTGCCCCTTCTCCCTTATGTCTCTATCCTCCGAGACAATGGGGTAAGACCATAACATGCCTGTTGATAAACTTCGTAACGTTAAGCCGTTGGCGTCAGCCATAGATTTTATGGCCTGCGCTTCTCCAACGGTCGTATCGATCGTCAGTCCTTCACCGCCCGATTCATATAGGTTTAACTCAATCGCATCAAAGCCAGCATTCGCAGTCATTGAAAATACTTTAGATAAAGGGGTTCCTTCTGGAAAACACCATTGGTTCAACGCCTTCAACATTCGAGTCGCCTCCATGACTTTTCACTAGAGTGTAAATCGGAACTTCTCTTGCAATAAAACAGATGCTGCACCAAGCATTTCAAATTCTTTACCTAATGTAGTCAATCTCACGTCCATTCCGTCCGCTAATGTACGGAGTGTTTGTGTTTCCAAATGGGTTGCCACCTGATCAAAAAGTGAAGCGTTTTCAATTAGAAGTTCTCCACCAAGAATAACGACCTCAGGGTTAAAAAGATGGACTAGATTCACTAAACCTACTGAAAGATATTGAGCAACTTCGTCGTTAATCGATACTGCAAGAGGGTCATTCTCTCTCAACGCCTGTCTATAGTGCACAAGGGAAATCTTCGTTACATCCCCATTTGCCATATCGAGCATTTTCGATGATGTGCCTCTACTAAGAGAAGAAAAAATGCGCGTATGTATGACTGGCCAACTTACATAGTTTTCTAAACATCCTCTACTTCCACATTCGCATGAATCACCATGCAAATCGATACTGGTATGACCAAATTCTCCTGACCCACCACTTCTTCCACGATAAATATCACCGTTGACAATAATGCCTGCCCCAACCCCGTCACCAACTGTGACATAAACCATATTTTTGTATGAATCAAGGGAATTGAAATTTTTCTCTGCTAAAATGAATGCATTTGTGTCGTTGTCAACAAATACAGGCATCCGAAATCGTTCTTCCAACATCTTTTTAATCGGAACATTCACTAAATTCAACTTAGAATTCAAGCGTATAATTCCTTCATCCGCATCAACGACGCCCTGCACGATGACGGCAATCCCCGCACAGTTTTCCACACAAGACGTTTGCGAGAGAAAATTCGTTAACAACGCTATGAGTCTTTCAATAATTGGTTGGCCAATACAACGAATAGGTTCACTTATTTCTCGTTTTACGGTCGCTTCCAAATTCATCTCTGTGATTCGGATGGATGATTTTTTCAGAGAGACACCAATAATGCATTGTTGATCAGGAAGAAATTGTACTAATCTTGGCTTTCTCCCCCCACTGGAGTAACCGACTCCACTTTCACCGACAAGACCTTCTTGAATGAGCTCATGAACTGCCGATGATACTGTGGTAGGACTTAATTGATGTTTTTTAGAGATATCTGTGCGCGATGTTGGTCCATGATGGCGAATTTCATCCAGAATGATTGAGCGATTAAGCTCTTGGATGAGCTTTAAATCACCTGTTCTTCTCAAGCAATGATCACCTCAATGTTTTTGCAGTGGAAAATAAAAGTATCGCTTCGAATAGACGGAATTAAGCTTTCTGTGTTGTGAATGTTAGGTTGATGTAGGTTACTTTTTGCAGTGGTTGTATGAAGATCACAGGATGAGGATGATACATTGAATGAGTGATGCGTTTAGCAAACACAGTAGGAATAATCAAAATATTATCATCTAAAATTATATTGTCAATACATAAAATAATTATTTGCGATATGAAAAGCATTGAAGATCATGCCGCTCTAGGTATGAGAGATTTATAATAAAGTAGGTGATAAGATATGGAAATCGGACAAAAAATACGGAATTTGCGATTGGCCAAAGGACTAAAAGTGACTGAATTGGCTAAAAAAGCCTTTGTGACACAGCCCTATATAAGTGACATTGAGAAAGGGCGTACCATGCCTTCCTTGGACAAACTGACTCTCATTTGCAACGCACTTGACATCTCACGCGCGGAATTTTTCGGAAAAGAATCTGAATTGCCACCAGATATCCTCCGTTTGCTCGAAAGCCTGAAACAGCTAACTGAAGAAGAACGATTGCATTTATACGGATTTATTGAAGTGATGCTGCAAAGAGGCAAGGGGACAAAGTATAGCTGATGTAATGTTAAAGCACGTCCGAATTGGTGTGGTAGAACGCGTAAAGAAAAATGACAGATTAGTTAAACGAGTACGTACTCATAAAACCATCCTCAGTGTACGCTCATTTTCCACCTCATCACAAACGCAAAAAAAACTGTCCCTCCCTTCCAAAGGAAGAGGAACAGTCTACAAAATTAATATGTTTTACGCTCTGTGAATAACGAGCATATTTTTGCATGAAAAGGTTACGCTTCCTCAGCGCCCTGGACTCTCATCCAAGACATCAAGAACTTTAAGGGCATGCCCTGAGAAATCAAACCACGTCTGATTGTCCCAAGCGTTTGATGGTGCTCCGGTGTCATTCGTGTACGCTTTTCCAGCGTCTGTCGCCCAGTGAGTATCTCCACCTACAGGCTGCCATGTCGGTTCCCACCAGATGAACCCTCGGCCACGGTCATCTGGAACATTATGAATCACGTTTTTCAGATCACGGATAAATTCAACTTGCCCCTGAGGTGTTGCATCATACCCACCGACGGCTTCTTCGTTTTTATAAAAAATATTGCCCAAACCGTCTCCATCTGCAAGCGTGAAGGCATAGGCCGTTTCTACGATGAGGACGTCCTTGTCGTATCTTTGACTAATGTCATTCAGGTTCGCTTGAAGCTCACTCATCGTCCCGTGCCAGTATGGATAATAGGACAACCCGATAATGTCGAAATCGACATCAAATTTAGTGATGTTATCGAACCACCAACGGTACAATCCATTGTCTCCTCCATGGTCCAAATGCAAGATGATCTCTGCTTCTTGACCTGCGGGCATCGCATCGTGGACAGCTTGTACACCTGATTGAAGGAGTGCAGCCAGTTCAGCAAACCCTTCTTCGCCCCCAGTTAAGCGTCCCTCTGGCCAGAGCATGCCAGAAGGGATCTCATTTCCTACCTGGACCATGGCTGGTGTAACTCCCTCTCTGTTCATCGTTTCAATCACGTTTGATGTGTACTGATACACACGCTCGACTAACTGAGAGTGATTCAAACCCTCCCATGCTTTTGGCTTTATTTGCTTTCCAGGATCTGCCCAGAAATCACTATAGTGAAAGTCAAAAATGACCTTTTGTCCATTGGCTTTCGCCTTTTTTGCTAATTCAAGCGTCGTTTGTAGATCGTTGGTCCCCCCACCATAAGGATTGCCTTGTGCATCATACGGATCGACCCATAATCTCAGTCTGACGTAATCCACGCCATGGTCTTTTAATATTTCCAATGCGTCCTTTTGAATGCCTTCATCGTAAAAGCGAGCGCCAATGTCATCAACCTCTTTTAGCATGGAGACATCTGCACCGATGATAAATTCATCCGTAGCAGCATTCACCGAGGATGGAAGAATGGCTGGCAACAAGACGACAATACTGAGGACAATACCTATCATTATTTTACGGAATTTATGATTCATTAGACGACCTCCCAGATTATTTAAATGCTTTCAAAGAAGGTAATGCGTTTCCGTTAAAATCAAAGAG
This portion of the Aureibacillus halotolerans genome encodes:
- a CDS encoding glycoside hydrolase family 53 protein, producing MNHKFRKIMIGIVLSIVVLLPAILPSSVNAATDEFIIGADVSMLKEVDDIGARFYDEGIQKDALEILKDHGVDYVRLRLWVDPYDAQGNPYGGGTNDLQTTLELAKKAKANGQKVIFDFHYSDFWADPGKQIKPKAWEGLNHSQLVERVYQYTSNVIETMNREGVTPAMVQVGNEIPSGMLWPEGRLTGGEEGFAELAALLQSGVQAVHDAMPAGQEAEIILHLDHGGDNGLYRWWFDNITKFDVDFDIIGLSYYPYWHGTMSELQANLNDISQRYDKDVLIVETAYAFTLADGDGLGNIFYKNEEAVGGYDATPQGQVEFIRDLKNVIHNVPDDRGRGFIWWEPTWQPVGGDTHWATDAGKAYTNDTGAPSNAWDNQTWFDFSGHALKVLDVLDESPGR
- a CDS encoding helix-turn-helix domain-containing protein, whose amino-acid sequence is MEIGQKIRNLRLAKGLKVTELAKKAFVTQPYISDIEKGRTMPSLDKLTLICNALDISRAEFFGKESELPPDILRLLESLKQLTEEERLHLYGFIEVMLQRGKGTKYS
- a CDS encoding IS3 family transposase (programmed frameshift) — translated: MGKNRYSAETKWAVVKDKLSGQYTNRQLMEKYGVKNESQIKTWMKWYRENQLHRFDQPIGKQYSYGHGPEYASKEEETNRQLEHLKVENDILKKILGDRKGVEKEVVLYLVERLRQKHTVTNILTVLKVPKSTYYRWASEGIPPLSTVEEAVISLCTETSFRYGHRKIRKLLQRQYGMIRNRNTVQRIMQKFHLQCKVKRKRKWTSQGESIIVAPNLLNRDFMAIKPNTKWVTDITYIQYGPRTLYLSTIMDLYNNEIVAYSLEDHQQTSLVLDTLRKAVASRNDPKGVILHSDQGSVYTSYAYQQEIAEELELISSMSRRGNCWDNAVIESFHSSLKSEEFMYTKFNSISEKEVIERIDHYLKYYNEERIQEKLGYHAPKEYGSMVA
- a CDS encoding Gfo/Idh/MocA family protein: MSKKVKVGFVGVGGIASVHLRSIEANEDADIVAVCDISEENVQRSASTYNAQAYVDSKQMLENEVLDALFICVPPFAHGTMEEDASAKGIHLMVEKPVSLDVATALRKSEAIRESGIIHATGYCLRYLDTVALVKKYLKNKDIAMISGHYMTRFVQTPWYRDKSKSGGQLVEQATHTLDLMRYFGGEITDIYANMDLLLMNDIPDISIPDVTSVQMKFSSGSIGQMACSFTQPDHRAGIEILGKEFRVVIDGADASIIEEGKSVRYTSKVNFYEAQDRCFIDAVKTEDQSKILSDYNNGVETLLASLAANHSSDTAKPIQIDAYRAIESKIL
- a CDS encoding carbohydrate ABC transporter permease; its protein translation is MNARSQPLETQAYKHIKAKRSQKVIRANVILITILLIGSLTMIVPFVWMLMTSFDWSARLNIPFPPRFWPEEFSLKPYEAAFTNVPLLKYMMNSVLVSAGVIFVSLLSATFSGYAISKLRFKGGTFVLVAALSTMMIPFEVTMIPQYLLFSNLNLLDNYLAFYLPALNFAFGTFLTKAFVDQLPGTLREAGVIDGAGEFRVFFSIFLPLCVPIISTMAILQFLAVWNDLLWPLLVLQTPDKYTVQLGMAMFTYNQGNSDLPSIIMAATTVSLLPVLVVYFLLQKYIVESIAQTGIKA
- a CDS encoding carbohydrate ABC transporter permease gives rise to the protein MRAFRLKRTDWVGWIFSLPLLIGILGFAVYPMVYSLFMSFLQNGEWVGLKNYSYVVNDTMFWKSLWNTLYMGMLSVILGVSLSFILATLIYNVNFPRWRNFFKAVYFLPNVVSLVATSILFSLLFYPDQQGLLNYVASLVGIEPIGWFTDPNVARFSIVLMTLWGMLGYNTIIFLAALTSVPKELYEAAEVDGGNFFKKWWYVTIPYVRPVLMFMVIIGTINGMKRFTDIWLIGGSAGNPGGSLMTSVLYIYRNAFMSSQMGVGTAATYLLFLIILVLTLILMKLNKDQTK
- a CDS encoding ROK family transcriptional regulator; this encodes MRRTGDLKLIQELNRSIILDEIRHHGPTSRTDISKKHQLSPTTVSSAVHELIQEGLVGESGVGYSSGGRKPRLVQFLPDQQCIIGVSLKKSSIRITEMNLEATVKREISEPIRCIGQPIIERLIALLTNFLSQTSCVENCAGIAVIVQGVVDADEGIIRLNSKLNLVNVPIKKMLEERFRMPVFVDNDTNAFILAEKNFNSLDSYKNMVYVTVGDGVGAGIIVNGDIYRGRSGGSGEFGHTSIDLHGDSCECGSRGCLENYVSWPVIHTRIFSSLSRGTSSKMLDMANGDVTKISLVHYRQALRENDPLAVSINDEVAQYLSVGLVNLVHLFNPEVVILGGELLIENASLFDQVATHLETQTLRTLADGMDVRLTTLGKEFEMLGAASVLLQEKFRFTL
- a CDS encoding ABC transporter substrate-binding protein — encoded protein: MMMRVLLLLSVVFVMFVTGCSSNQTSNPDAEVVRVALAGRALEDGIDPITGAETIGLNTFLEESFYPNHPDIRLELTTVPWENARAKINSMLQSGDVDVIYTGGAFASVYYQDGLIRGLNDLIEGDETFDPAAYLDGAWNESYSTKSFDQQTQFGIPAVLGRRMTVYDKTLFDQWDVEYLSENPTPEEILEKASQMTGTNPVTGEENYGLWYSGNALNGSTFVALAHYFGAQGAEGTLDNLGEINWNLNSPQIVDILSWMEEAVPYMPPAFINGGGNENFGTENNNVAIVLDGTGATATSHYRETGETTMIDRFIPVMNLGPNGEGWVAVDPYIMAKDAQNVEASWEVLKFLAGKEAQEYGYENFMLTPTLSEADFVLENDTYTQKAMEIAEISKTLLLDEANPFFASDIVPAINTFLSNAYNGNAPNKEAFLTDLQQRAENWSNNQ
- a CDS encoding sugar phosphate isomerase/epimerase family protein, producing the protein MLKALNQWCFPEGTPLSKVFSMTANAGFDAIELNLYESGGEGLTIDTTVGEAQAIKSMADANGLTLRSLSTGMLWSYPIVSEDRDIREKGQQIVMKQIELAAELGMDTVLVVPGAVTAHMAYDQCYFKSQEALQPLLRHAEEHNIFLGIENVWNKFLLSPLEAARYVDELDSPKAAFYFDVGNVLQFGFPEQWIEILGHRIAKVHVKDFKTAVGNINGFVPLLAGDVNWHAVMKALKKIGYDDVLTAEIPAHTFSSRTLPEDTLRHMDAILQSVEEEEVK